A stretch of the Papaver somniferum cultivar HN1 chromosome 6, ASM357369v1, whole genome shotgun sequence genome encodes the following:
- the LOC113285800 gene encoding CASP-like protein 2B1, protein MSSTAPVFGVSPGNVPVFHGSDLKVVDRRVRITELVLRCVIFGLGVLAASLVGFDVQVKKIFSIEKKAQFTDMKALVFLVIANVIVATYSLLQGLRCVVSMLRGNLLFNKPLAWAIFSGDQMMAYLIFAAVAAAGQSAVFAELGQPELQWMKICNMYDKFCTQVGEGVASSLIVSLSMLTLSCISAFNLFRLYGDNKGKSNGRW, encoded by the exons ATGAGTTCTACTGCACCTGTCTTTGGAGTTAGTCCAGGAAATGTTCCAGTGTTTCATGGAAGTGATCTGAAAGTGGTTGACAGAAGAGTAAGGATAACAGAGTTGGTATTGAGGTGTGTGATATTTGGACTAGGTGTTCTTGCAGCTTCTCTTGTTGGGTTTGATGTACAGGTTAAAAAGATCTTCTCTATTGAGAAGAAGGCTCAGTTTACTGATATGAAAGCTCTTGT GTTCTTGGTGATTGCAAATGTGATAGTTGCAACATATTCATTGCTTCAAGGGTTAAGATGTGTTGTGAGTATGCTCAGAGGAAATTTGCTCTTCAACAAGCCTTTAGCTTGGGCCATCTTCTCCGGTGATCAG ATGATGGCTTACTTGATATTTGCTGCGGTGGCGGCTGCTGGACAATCTGCAGTGTTTGCCGAGTTGGGTCAACCAGAATTGCAATGGATGAAGATATGCAACATGTATGATAAATTTTGTACTCAAGTAGGGGAAGGAGTGGCAAGTTCCCTTATTGTTAGTCTTAGTATGCTGACTCTGTCTTGTATATCAGCTTTTAACCTGTTCCGCTTGTATGGAGATAATAaaggcaaaagcaatggaagaTGGTAG
- the LOC113288140 gene encoding uncharacterized protein LOC113288140 isoform X1 encodes MDTSKEDALRAKGIAERRFTKQDFVGAKKYAAKAQKLYPKLKGISQMLTTFDVHLASTKVDIHGEVDFYAVLGLTPLADDSMVKKQFKKLALILHPDKNKTVGADGAFKLVSEAWALLSDSNKRASYDLRRSEATVASFFHPAYYAVQTSVFQGLNHYSSPLNSHNIAKSTTFWTICTSCSVQYEYLRKYVNNRLTCKNCRKTFLATETEPCLNGSVQFVYTEYGHGNQVTYIPTDSFVLTGASAGFHSGLTTVNQTFQWNSFSETSGEVVGGQASMTTSGVLHKPKQKRRVTGEKTATNGKNLMVKKNVAIASVPKPERPEKKRKVDGKYTGKNANVEIGPESMNPDVRLVNGNGKAECSAKARKANVAPARHSTIVPAFDARQLLIDKASKAIREKLEEMKLADAVEKAKALQVVGKSEELMTTTELVTTTADLGVSTDQSAIPGTISIVVPDPDFHDFDMERSEGCFKAKQIWALYDEEDGMPRLYCLTRQVISLKPFKIRVSYLNFQSEAEHGQGAKACGYFKAGNSDVIGTVNIFSHVVCGEKTGKGGVIQIVPKRGEIWAVYMNWSSDWNNITTEKTTNKYEMVEVLDDYTENLGVCVNPLVKLDGFRTVYQRRTDKDIIRWIPSKEILQFSHQVPSWLIEGKANLPDGCCDLDPAAIPEELLQTIS; translated from the coding sequence ATGGATACCAGCAAAGAGGATGCATTAAGGGCTAAAGGAATTGCGGAAAGGCGATTTACTAAGCAAGACTTCGTTGGTGCAAAGAAGTATGCTGCCAAAGCTCAAAAACTGTATCCGAAACTCAAAGGCATTTCTCAAATGCTCACCACGTTTGACGTGCATCTAGCTTCTACTAAGGTCGACATTCATGGAGAGGTTGATTTCTATGCGGTTCTTGGATTGACTCCATTGGCAGATGACAGTATGGTTAAGAAACAGTTTAAGAAATTGGCTTTGATTCTTCACCCTGATAAGAACAAGACTGTAGGAGCAGATGGAGCTTTCAAACTTGTGTCTGAAGCTTGGGCATTGCTATCCGATAGTAACAAAAGAGCTTCTTATGATCTGAGGAGAAGTGAAGCAACAGTAGCCTCATTTTTCCATCCAGCTTATTATGCCGTTCAAACTTCTGTTTTTCAAGGTTTGAACCATTATTCTAGCCCACTGAATTCTCATAACATAGCAAAATCGACTACTTTCTGGACAATCTGCACTTCATGCAGTGTTCAGTATGAGTATCTTCGTAAGTACGTGAATAACAGACTCACTTGTAAGAATTGCCGGAAGACCTTTTTGGCTACAGAAACAGAGCCTTGTTTAAACGGATCGGTGCAATTTGTTTACACAGAATATGGGCATGGTAACCAGGTCACATACATCCCAACAGATAGTTTTGTTTTAACAGGGGCCAGTGCTGGATTTCATTCTGGATTGACTACCGTGAATCAGACTTTTCAATGGAACTCATTCAGCGAAACGTCTGGTGAGGTTGTAGGTGGTCAGGCATCCATGACTACTTCTGGTGTATTACATAAACCCAAGCAGAAACGAAGAGTAACTGGTGAGAAGACGGCAACCAACGGTAAAAATCttatggttaagaagaatgtCGCGATAGCCAGTGTTCCGAAGCCTGAAAGACCTGAGAAGAAAAGGAaggttgatggaaaatatacTGGTAAAAATGCCAATGTTGAAATAGGTCCAGAATCTATGAATCCAGATGTCAGATTGGTCAATGGGAATGGAAAGGCCGAGTGTAGTGCCAAAGCACGGAAAGCAAATGTGGCGCCTGCTAGACATTCCACTATTGTGCCAGCATTTGATGCTCGTCAATTATTAATTGACAAGGCAAGCAAAGCAATCAGGGAGAAGTTGGAGGAGATGAAATTGGCTGACGCTGTGGAGAAGGCAAAGGCTCTACAAGTAGTTGGCAAGTCTGAAGAGCTAATGACCACAACAGAGCTAGTAACTACAACGGCAGACCTGGGTGTCTCTACTGATCAATCAGCAATACCTGGTACAATCTCAATAGTGGTTCCTGACCCCGACTTCCATGATTTTGACATGGAACGATCCGAGGGTTGCTTCAAGGCGAAACAGATATGGGCTTTGTATGATGAGGAAGATGGCATGCCACGCTTGTATTGTTTGACCCGGCAGGTAATTTCCTTGAAACCATTCAAAATTCGTGTAAGCTACTTGAATTTCCAGAGTGAAGCTGAACATGGGCAAGGGGCCAAAGCATGTGGATATTTCAAGGCAGGTAACTCTGATGTTATTGGCACGGTCAATATTTTCTCTCATGTTGTTTGTGGGGAGAAGACTGGAAAGGGGGGAGTCATCCAAATTGTCCCTAAAAGAGGTGAAATATGGGCCGTGTATATGAATTGGTCATCGGACTGGAATAATATAACTACAGAGAAAACAACAAACAAATATGAAATGGTGGAAGTTCTTGATGATTACACTGAAAATCTAGGGGTTTGTGTTAACCCACTTGTTAAGCTGGACGGGTTCAGGACTGTATATCAAAGGAGGACAGACAAAGACATTATTCGATGGATTCCGAGTAAAGAGATTCTACAATTTTCGCATCAAGTACCGTCGTGGTTGATCGAAGGGAAAGCTAATTTGCCAGATGGGTGCTGTGACCTTGACCCAGCAGCGATTCCAGAAGAGCTGCTTCAAACTATATCATAG
- the LOC113288140 gene encoding uncharacterized protein LOC113288140 isoform X2, whose product MLTTFDVHLASTKVDIHGEVDFYAVLGLTPLADDSMVKKQFKKLALILHPDKNKTVGADGAFKLVSEAWALLSDSNKRASYDLRRSEATVASFFHPAYYAVQTSVFQGLNHYSSPLNSHNIAKSTTFWTICTSCSVQYEYLRKYVNNRLTCKNCRKTFLATETEPCLNGSVQFVYTEYGHGNQVTYIPTDSFVLTGASAGFHSGLTTVNQTFQWNSFSETSGEVVGGQASMTTSGVLHKPKQKRRVTGEKTATNGKNLMVKKNVAIASVPKPERPEKKRKVDGKYTGKNANVEIGPESMNPDVRLVNGNGKAECSAKARKANVAPARHSTIVPAFDARQLLIDKASKAIREKLEEMKLADAVEKAKALQVVGKSEELMTTTELVTTTADLGVSTDQSAIPGTISIVVPDPDFHDFDMERSEGCFKAKQIWALYDEEDGMPRLYCLTRQVISLKPFKIRVSYLNFQSEAEHGQGAKACGYFKAGNSDVIGTVNIFSHVVCGEKTGKGGVIQIVPKRGEIWAVYMNWSSDWNNITTEKTTNKYEMVEVLDDYTENLGVCVNPLVKLDGFRTVYQRRTDKDIIRWIPSKEILQFSHQVPSWLIEGKANLPDGCCDLDPAAIPEELLQTIS is encoded by the coding sequence ATGCTCACCACGTTTGACGTGCATCTAGCTTCTACTAAGGTCGACATTCATGGAGAGGTTGATTTCTATGCGGTTCTTGGATTGACTCCATTGGCAGATGACAGTATGGTTAAGAAACAGTTTAAGAAATTGGCTTTGATTCTTCACCCTGATAAGAACAAGACTGTAGGAGCAGATGGAGCTTTCAAACTTGTGTCTGAAGCTTGGGCATTGCTATCCGATAGTAACAAAAGAGCTTCTTATGATCTGAGGAGAAGTGAAGCAACAGTAGCCTCATTTTTCCATCCAGCTTATTATGCCGTTCAAACTTCTGTTTTTCAAGGTTTGAACCATTATTCTAGCCCACTGAATTCTCATAACATAGCAAAATCGACTACTTTCTGGACAATCTGCACTTCATGCAGTGTTCAGTATGAGTATCTTCGTAAGTACGTGAATAACAGACTCACTTGTAAGAATTGCCGGAAGACCTTTTTGGCTACAGAAACAGAGCCTTGTTTAAACGGATCGGTGCAATTTGTTTACACAGAATATGGGCATGGTAACCAGGTCACATACATCCCAACAGATAGTTTTGTTTTAACAGGGGCCAGTGCTGGATTTCATTCTGGATTGACTACCGTGAATCAGACTTTTCAATGGAACTCATTCAGCGAAACGTCTGGTGAGGTTGTAGGTGGTCAGGCATCCATGACTACTTCTGGTGTATTACATAAACCCAAGCAGAAACGAAGAGTAACTGGTGAGAAGACGGCAACCAACGGTAAAAATCttatggttaagaagaatgtCGCGATAGCCAGTGTTCCGAAGCCTGAAAGACCTGAGAAGAAAAGGAaggttgatggaaaatatacTGGTAAAAATGCCAATGTTGAAATAGGTCCAGAATCTATGAATCCAGATGTCAGATTGGTCAATGGGAATGGAAAGGCCGAGTGTAGTGCCAAAGCACGGAAAGCAAATGTGGCGCCTGCTAGACATTCCACTATTGTGCCAGCATTTGATGCTCGTCAATTATTAATTGACAAGGCAAGCAAAGCAATCAGGGAGAAGTTGGAGGAGATGAAATTGGCTGACGCTGTGGAGAAGGCAAAGGCTCTACAAGTAGTTGGCAAGTCTGAAGAGCTAATGACCACAACAGAGCTAGTAACTACAACGGCAGACCTGGGTGTCTCTACTGATCAATCAGCAATACCTGGTACAATCTCAATAGTGGTTCCTGACCCCGACTTCCATGATTTTGACATGGAACGATCCGAGGGTTGCTTCAAGGCGAAACAGATATGGGCTTTGTATGATGAGGAAGATGGCATGCCACGCTTGTATTGTTTGACCCGGCAGGTAATTTCCTTGAAACCATTCAAAATTCGTGTAAGCTACTTGAATTTCCAGAGTGAAGCTGAACATGGGCAAGGGGCCAAAGCATGTGGATATTTCAAGGCAGGTAACTCTGATGTTATTGGCACGGTCAATATTTTCTCTCATGTTGTTTGTGGGGAGAAGACTGGAAAGGGGGGAGTCATCCAAATTGTCCCTAAAAGAGGTGAAATATGGGCCGTGTATATGAATTGGTCATCGGACTGGAATAATATAACTACAGAGAAAACAACAAACAAATATGAAATGGTGGAAGTTCTTGATGATTACACTGAAAATCTAGGGGTTTGTGTTAACCCACTTGTTAAGCTGGACGGGTTCAGGACTGTATATCAAAGGAGGACAGACAAAGACATTATTCGATGGATTCCGAGTAAAGAGATTCTACAATTTTCGCATCAAGTACCGTCGTGGTTGATCGAAGGGAAAGCTAATTTGCCAGATGGGTGCTGTGACCTTGACCCAGCAGCGATTCCAGAAGAGCTGCTTCAAACTATATCATAG